From a region of the Coprococcus comes ATCC 27758 genome:
- the purF gene encoding amidophosphoribosyltransferase — MSELERVETGLGEECGVFGAYDMDGGDVAPSVYYGLFALQHRGQESCGIAVTDTYGKRKVHFRKGLGLVNEVFDEEELGKLKGNLGVGHVRYSTAGGTRAENAQPLVLNYVKGTLVIAHNGNLTNAIELRHELEYTGAIFQTTIDSEVIAYHIARERLKVSKAEDAVRNAMKKIEGAYALVVSSPRKMIGARDPFGLKPLCIGKRDNTWFLASESCALAAVGADFIRDVEPGEIVSFTKHGVSSDKSMQIPPEKQARCIFEYIYFARMDSVIDNINVYHARIVAGKALAQSYPVEADLVVGVPDSGLVAAKGYSEYSGIPYGMAFHKNSYVGRTFIKPKQSQRESSVKIKLNVIEEVVRGKRIVMVDDSIVRGTTCANIIKMLKKAGAKEVHVRISSPPFLHPCYFGTDVPSNDQLIAHSHTTEQIREMIGADSLGYMEIDKLKDMVGDLGYCDACFTGNYPMRVPGKDISHAFESEE; from the coding sequence ATGAGCGAACTTGAAAGAGTAGAGACTGGTTTAGGTGAAGAATGTGGTGTATTCGGTGCCTATGATATGGATGGTGGCGATGTTGCGCCGTCAGTGTACTATGGTTTGTTTGCCCTTCAGCACAGAGGGCAGGAAAGCTGCGGAATTGCAGTGACAGATACCTATGGCAAGCGGAAAGTTCATTTCAGAAAGGGACTAGGACTAGTCAATGAAGTATTCGATGAGGAAGAACTTGGCAAATTAAAGGGAAACCTTGGCGTCGGACATGTGCGGTATTCGACAGCAGGGGGAACTCGTGCGGAAAATGCACAGCCACTGGTTCTGAATTATGTGAAAGGTACATTGGTGATTGCCCATAATGGTAATCTGACGAATGCGATCGAGCTTCGTCATGAACTGGAATATACCGGAGCAATCTTCCAGACAACGATTGATTCGGAAGTGATTGCCTATCATATTGCAAGAGAGCGTCTGAAGGTTTCAAAGGCAGAGGATGCGGTCAGGAATGCAATGAAGAAAATTGAAGGCGCATATGCACTGGTTGTATCAAGCCCGCGTAAGATGATCGGAGCGAGAGATCCATTTGGTCTCAAACCACTCTGTATCGGCAAGAGAGATAATACTTGGTTCCTGGCATCGGAAAGCTGTGCCCTTGCAGCAGTTGGTGCAGACTTTATCCGTGACGTGGAACCGGGAGAGATTGTCAGCTTTACAAAGCATGGAGTATCTTCGGACAAAAGTATGCAGATTCCACCTGAAAAGCAGGCACGTTGTATTTTTGAGTACATTTATTTTGCACGTATGGACAGCGTAATCGACAACATCAATGTATATCATGCAAGGATTGTTGCAGGAAAGGCTCTTGCACAGTCTTATCCGGTAGAGGCTGATCTGGTTGTCGGTGTGCCGGATTCCGGACTGGTTGCGGCAAAAGGATATTCGGAATATTCCGGAATCCCTTACGGTATGGCATTCCACAAGAACAGTTATGTAGGAAGAACCTTTATCAAGCCGAAACAGAGTCAGAGAGAGTCCAGTGTGAAGATCAAACTGAATGTTATTGAAGAGGTTGTACGGGGCAAGCGTATTGTTATGGTAGATGATTCCATCGTCCGTGGAACGACCTGTGCAAATATCATCAAGATGCTCAAAAAAGCAGGAGCAAAAGAAGTTCATGTAAGAATCAGTTCGCCACCGTTTTTACATCCTTGTTATTTTGGTACAGATGTACCGTCGAATGATCAGCTCATTGCTCATTCACATACAACGGAGCAGATCCGTGAAATGATCGGAGCAGATTCTCTTGGATATATGGAAATAGATAAGCTGAAAGACATGGTTGGAGATCTTGGATACTGCGATGCATGTTTTACAGGAAATTACCCGATGCGCGTTCCGGGAAAAGATATTTCCCACGCGTTTGAGTCAGAAGAATAG
- the grdB gene encoding glycine reductase complex selenoprotein B, producing the protein MSKIKVVHYINQFFAQIGGEEKADYPAELRVGEIVGPGQALTQQFGEEAEIIATIVCGDSYFNENLDKAKADILEMVKSQNPDIFIAGPAFNAGRYGVACGTICDAVQEELGIPAVTGMYVENPGADMFKNKVYTVSTKNSAAGMRDAVKKLAPLALKIAKGEKIGASCQEGYMPNGVRVNFFEKERGSKRAVKMLLKKLADKPFETEYPMPTFDRVDPQPAIKDLSKATIALCTSGGIVPKGNPDHIESSNASHYGEYDITGVMDLTEETYETAHGGYDPVYANEDPDRVLPVDVMREFEKEGVIGKLHNKFYTTVGNGTAVASAKAFAEEYAQKLIADGVDAVIMTSTUGTCTRCGATMVKAIEAAGLPVVHMCTVTPISMTVGANRIVPTIAIPHPLGNPALEKDEEYALRKGLVEKALKALTTEVDGQTIFDN; encoded by the coding sequence ATGAGTAAAATTAAAGTTGTACATTATATCAATCAGTTCTTCGCTCAGATTGGTGGAGAAGAAAAAGCTGATTATCCTGCTGAACTTCGCGTAGGCGAAATCGTTGGACCTGGACAGGCTCTGACACAGCAGTTTGGAGAAGAAGCAGAGATCATAGCTACAATCGTTTGCGGTGACTCTTACTTCAATGAAAACCTTGACAAAGCAAAAGCTGATATTCTTGAAATGGTTAAGAGCCAGAATCCTGATATCTTCATCGCTGGACCTGCTTTCAATGCTGGACGTTACGGTGTTGCATGCGGAACTATCTGTGATGCAGTACAGGAAGAACTCGGAATCCCGGCAGTAACTGGTATGTACGTTGAAAACCCAGGTGCTGATATGTTCAAGAACAAAGTTTACACAGTATCTACAAAGAACAGTGCAGCTGGTATGAGAGACGCAGTTAAGAAACTTGCTCCTCTTGCTCTTAAGATCGCTAAAGGCGAAAAAATCGGTGCTTCTTGCCAGGAAGGTTACATGCCGAACGGAGTTCGTGTAAACTTCTTCGAAAAAGAACGTGGATCTAAGAGAGCTGTTAAGATGCTCCTTAAGAAACTGGCAGACAAGCCGTTTGAGACAGAGTATCCAATGCCAACATTCGACCGTGTTGATCCACAGCCAGCTATCAAAGATCTTAGCAAGGCTACAATCGCACTTTGTACTTCAGGTGGAATCGTTCCGAAAGGAAATCCGGACCACATCGAAAGTTCAAATGCCTCACATTACGGAGAATATGACATCACAGGTGTTATGGATCTTACAGAAGAGACATACGAAACAGCTCATGGTGGATATGACCCGGTATATGCAAACGAAGATCCAGACCGTGTACTTCCTGTAGACGTTATGCGTGAATTCGAAAAAGAAGGCGTTATCGGAAAACTTCACAACAAATTCTATACAACGGTTGGTAACGGTACAGCCGTAGCTTCTGCAAAAGCTTTCGCTGAGGAATATGCTCAGAAACTTATAGCAGACGGTGTTGACGCAGTTATCATGACCTCTACTTGAGGTACCTGTACACGTTGCGGTGCAACAATGGTAAAAGCAATTGAAGCAGCTGGACTCCCGGTAGTTCATATGTGTACAGTAACTCCGATTTCCATGACAGTTGGTGCGAACAGAATCGTTCCTACGATTGCTATTCCTCATCCACTTGGAAATCCGGCTCTTGAAAAAGATGAAGAGTATGCTCTTCGTAAGGGTCTTGTTGAAAAAGCTCTGAAAGCTCTTACAACAGAAGTAGACGGACAGACAATCTTTGACAACTAA
- a CDS encoding GrdX family protein has product MNTGFMIITNNPLVKEKLGEDYHVEYEELSYEDTLKKVQKMIFQGYRLLTHPLSGSVKPNETPYKSVMLSETPEGLDAQAMQIIASAIQACGKFQFKSDLYKPQVYADFQLVDYTLISSALPSAESWR; this is encoded by the coding sequence ATGAATACTGGATTTATGATTATCACAAATAATCCACTGGTAAAAGAAAAACTGGGGGAAGATTATCATGTGGAATACGAAGAACTTTCTTATGAGGACACACTTAAAAAAGTTCAGAAGATGATCTTCCAGGGATACCGACTTTTGACACATCCGCTGTCCGGAAGCGTAAAACCGAATGAGACTCCATATAAGTCGGTTATGCTCTCGGAAACGCCGGAAGGCCTGGATGCACAGGCGATGCAGATCATTGCAAGCGCTATTCAGGCGTGCGGTAAATTTCAGTTTAAGTCTGATCTTTATAAACCTCAAGTTTATGCAGACTTTCAGCTTGTAGATTACACATTGATCTCAAGTGCTCTGCCGTCAGCAGAAAGCTGGCGCTAA
- a CDS encoding DUF5716 family protein: MTHGSIIGYDINAKMCQISYYNEKTQEPETVDTGIEKENNQIPLVMNYYKETWTYGRQARRMSTVRDSICVEGIWECALGNRKIEVDGQEYEGVQLLADFVKYTLNGFEEIESITFTVPEKNEDIRVLLKGIGQKLGVAKENIYVQDYKESFCHYMFNQPKELWQYEAALFYCDEDVIRAYMLRELKNSSQKSRESFVTVDKVADARMEELEAVYPVLHVEKAKAADEHFKRFIQSVFNKKMISSVFLTGDGFENNWYPNSLRVLCNGRRAFMGNNLYSKGACYTAQRRKEEQSDAPVYLDETKLTEQISVRMRVNGEEGWYPLVSWGNHWYESDRQFEVLLGDTEDIEIHVDSLVTGRHLVESVSLKGMPDRKNYALRLKISTFFSDEKTCHIIFEDMGFGEFFAPSGFRLEKIIELGGSNGQFNSLS, from the coding sequence ATGACACATGGAAGTATTATAGGATATGACATCAATGCAAAGATGTGTCAGATCAGTTATTATAATGAAAAAACACAGGAACCGGAGACGGTGGATACCGGAATTGAAAAAGAGAACAATCAGATTCCTCTGGTGATGAACTATTATAAAGAGACCTGGACTTACGGAAGACAGGCAAGAAGGATGTCTACGGTAAGGGACAGTATCTGCGTGGAAGGGATCTGGGAGTGTGCGCTTGGCAATAGGAAAATTGAGGTAGACGGACAGGAATATGAAGGCGTCCAGCTGCTGGCGGATTTTGTAAAGTACACGTTGAACGGATTTGAAGAAATTGAAAGCATCACGTTTACAGTCCCGGAGAAAAACGAAGACATCCGCGTCTTGCTGAAGGGAATCGGACAGAAACTCGGAGTGGCAAAGGAAAATATTTATGTTCAGGACTACAAGGAAAGCTTCTGTCATTATATGTTTAACCAGCCGAAAGAATTATGGCAGTATGAAGCGGCACTTTTTTACTGTGACGAGGATGTGATCCGGGCATATATGTTGCGGGAACTGAAGAACAGTTCGCAGAAAAGCAGAGAAAGCTTTGTGACGGTGGACAAGGTGGCAGATGCACGTATGGAAGAACTGGAAGCAGTTTATCCGGTGCTGCATGTTGAGAAGGCAAAAGCGGCAGATGAGCATTTTAAACGTTTTATCCAGAGTGTATTCAACAAGAAGATGATCTCTTCTGTCTTTTTGACAGGAGATGGATTTGAAAATAACTGGTATCCGAATTCTCTGCGCGTTCTCTGTAACGGACGCCGTGCGTTTATGGGAAATAATCTGTACAGTAAAGGAGCGTGTTATACAGCGCAGCGCAGAAAAGAGGAACAGTCAGATGCACCAGTCTACCTGGATGAGACAAAACTGACCGAGCAGATTTCCGTGCGGATGCGCGTGAATGGAGAAGAAGGCTGGTACCCACTGGTATCCTGGGGCAATCACTGGTACGAATCAGACAGACAGTTCGAGGTGCTTCTTGGTGATACAGAGGATATTGAGATCCATGTAGATTCTCTGGTGACCGGCAGGCATCTTGTGGAGTCGGTTTCTCTGAAAGGTATGCCGGACCGGAAAAACTATGCGCTTCGTCTGAAAATTAGTACATTCTTCTCGGATGAAAAGACCTGTCATATTATTTTTGAAGATATGGGATTTGGCGAATTTTTTGCGCCATCAGGATTCCGGTTGGAGAAGATCATTGAATTAGGAGGCAGCAATGGGCAGTTTAATTCTTTGTCATAA
- a CDS encoding glycine/sarcosine/betaine reductase component B subunit, translating into MKLEVGHIFINDIQFASESKIENGVLYVDEEAVKAIVLEDEKIKGVKFDIAKPGESVRITPVKDVIEPRVKVEGRGGVFPGVIAKVDTVGSGKTYALKGMAVVTAGKIVGFQEGIIDMSGPGAEYTPFSKLNNLVVVCEPVEGIKQHEYEKAVRLAGFRVAVYLGELARELTPDETKTYETYGIMEGKEKFPNLPRVAYVQMLQSQGLLHDTYVYGVDAKRTLSTIMNPTEVMDGAIVSGNCVSACDKNPTYVHENNPVVHDLFEEHGKTINFVCQILTNENVYLADKMRSSDWTAKMCRLLDLDAVIVSQEGFGNPDTDLIMNCKKIEAEGVKTVIITDEYAGRDGKSQSLADADPAADAVVTGGNANQVIVLPKMDKVIGTEDFVTTIAGGNEHSRREDGTIEVEIQAITGATNETGFGYLSAR; encoded by the coding sequence GTGAAATTAGAAGTAGGTCACATTTTTATTAACGACATTCAGTTCGCATCTGAATCAAAGATCGAAAATGGTGTTCTTTATGTTGACGAAGAAGCTGTAAAGGCAATCGTTCTTGAGGACGAAAAAATCAAAGGTGTTAAATTTGATATCGCAAAACCAGGTGAAAGCGTTCGTATCACTCCGGTTAAAGATGTTATTGAACCACGTGTTAAAGTTGAAGGAAGAGGGGGAGTCTTCCCAGGCGTTATCGCAAAAGTTGACACTGTAGGTAGTGGTAAGACATATGCATTAAAAGGAATGGCTGTTGTAACAGCTGGTAAGATCGTGGGATTCCAGGAAGGTATCATCGATATGTCTGGCCCGGGTGCAGAATATACACCATTTTCTAAACTTAACAACTTAGTAGTTGTTTGCGAACCAGTTGAAGGAATCAAACAGCATGAATATGAAAAAGCTGTTCGTCTTGCTGGATTCAGAGTAGCAGTTTACCTTGGAGAACTTGCTCGTGAACTCACACCAGACGAGACAAAGACATATGAGACATACGGAATCATGGAAGGAAAAGAAAAATTCCCGAACCTTCCGAGAGTTGCTTATGTACAGATGCTTCAGAGCCAGGGACTTCTCCATGACACATATGTATACGGTGTTGATGCTAAGAGAACACTCTCTACAATCATGAACCCGACAGAAGTTATGGACGGAGCTATCGTATCTGGTAACTGTGTATCCGCTTGCGATAAGAACCCAACATATGTTCATGAAAACAACCCGGTTGTACATGACCTGTTCGAAGAACACGGAAAAACAATCAACTTCGTTTGCCAGATTCTTACAAACGAAAACGTATACCTTGCTGATAAGATGCGTTCATCTGACTGGACAGCTAAGATGTGCCGTCTGTTAGACCTTGATGCAGTTATCGTATCTCAGGAAGGATTCGGTAACCCGGATACTGACCTTATCATGAACTGCAAGAAGATCGAAGCTGAAGGCGTTAAGACTGTAATCATTACAGACGAATATGCCGGACGTGACGGAAAATCTCAGTCACTGGCAGATGCTGATCCGGCTGCAGACGCAGTTGTAACCGGTGGAAATGCTAACCAGGTAATCGTACTTCCTAAGATGGATAAAGTAATCGGAACAGAAGATTTTGTTACAACCATTGCTGGTGGTAATGAACATTCTCGTCGTGAAGATGGAACAATCGAAGTTGAAATTCAGGCCATTACCGGTGCTACAAATGAAACCGGATTTGGATATCTGAGTGCACGCTAG
- a CDS encoding alanine/glycine:cation symporter family protein gives MSINDLVLKVNDVLTGSVLIIALVGIGLLFTFKLGFIQIRGFKDGWNRTFGGLFSKKGDAGKDGMSSFQALATAIAAQVGTGNIAGAATAIAVGGPGAIFWMWISAFLGMSTIFAEAVMAQKFKQVSDDGTVTGGPVYYIRGAFKGTFGKVLAAIFAVLIIFALGFMGNAVQSNSIAASWNTAFGIPKIAMGIFIAVVSLFVFTGGMKRIAKVTELIVPIMAAFYIVGSLIVIFANVTAIPAAFHDIIVGAFKPAAVAGGAMGATLKLAVQKGVARGLFSNEAGMGSTPHAHAVAKVNHPVEQGFVAMIGVFIDTFVILNLTALVIITTGSRTSGFTGAQLSQYAFSTLYGKFGEIFIAICMLFFAFSTIIGWYFFGEANIRYLFGAKAVKIYSIIVCICVALGSLQEVDLVWNMADCFNSMMVIPNAIALVALSGLVKKTHDDYYNNFLPNQKKGK, from the coding sequence ATGAGTATTAACGATTTAGTATTAAAGGTAAATGATGTCCTAACAGGATCGGTGCTGATCATAGCACTTGTAGGTATTGGCTTGCTGTTCACATTTAAGCTTGGATTTATCCAGATCCGTGGTTTTAAAGATGGATGGAACAGAACTTTTGGCGGACTTTTTAGTAAGAAAGGGGATGCCGGAAAAGACGGAATGTCTTCTTTCCAGGCACTTGCAACAGCAATCGCCGCTCAGGTTGGTACCGGTAATATCGCCGGAGCTGCAACTGCAATTGCAGTCGGTGGTCCGGGAGCAATCTTCTGGATGTGGATCAGCGCATTCCTCGGAATGTCAACGATCTTCGCAGAAGCGGTTATGGCTCAGAAGTTCAAGCAGGTCAGTGATGACGGAACCGTAACTGGTGGTCCGGTATATTACATACGAGGAGCATTTAAAGGAACGTTCGGAAAAGTTCTGGCAGCTATTTTTGCAGTGCTGATCATCTTTGCACTTGGATTCATGGGCAATGCAGTTCAGTCTAACTCAATCGCAGCATCATGGAACACTGCATTCGGAATTCCGAAGATTGCAATGGGTATTTTTATAGCAGTTGTTTCTTTGTTTGTATTCACAGGTGGTATGAAGCGAATCGCAAAAGTTACTGAACTGATCGTGCCGATCATGGCAGCATTTTATATAGTAGGTTCTTTGATCGTAATTTTTGCAAACGTTACAGCAATCCCGGCAGCATTCCATGACATTATTGTTGGTGCGTTTAAACCGGCAGCAGTAGCAGGTGGTGCAATGGGCGCAACCTTGAAGCTTGCAGTACAGAAAGGTGTGGCAAGAGGTCTCTTCTCCAATGAAGCTGGTATGGGTTCTACACCACACGCACATGCAGTAGCAAAAGTAAACCATCCGGTTGAACAGGGCTTTGTAGCTATGATCGGTGTGTTCATTGATACATTCGTAATTCTTAACCTGACAGCACTTGTTATTATCACAACAGGATCAAGAACGAGTGGTTTTACAGGTGCACAGCTGAGCCAGTATGCTTTCTCTACTTTATATGGTAAGTTCGGTGAGATCTTTATCGCGATCTGTATGTTATTCTTTGCATTCTCAACGATCATCGGATGGTATTTCTTCGGTGAAGCAAACATCCGTTACCTGTTTGGGGCAAAAGCTGTTAAAATTTACTCAATCATTGTGTGTATCTGCGTAGCACTCGGATCACTTCAGGAAGTAGACCTTGTATGGAATATGGCAGACTGCTTTAACAGTATGATGGTTATCCCGAATGCGATTGCACTGGTAGCACTCAGTGGTCTTGTTAAGAAGACGCATGACGATTACTATAATAATTTCCTGCCAAATCAGAAAAAAGGCAAATAG
- the purB gene encoding adenylosuccinate lyase, producing the protein MGYDKYVSPLSERYASKEMQYIFSPDMKFKTWRKLWIALAETEKELGLNITDEQIAELKEHAEDINYDVAKAREKVVRHDVMSHVYAYGQQCPKAKGIIHLGATSCYVGDNTDIIIMAEALKLVKKKLVNVLDELSKFADQYKDLPTLAFTHFQPAQPTTVGKRATLWMQEFSMDLADLDYVLGSLKLLGSKGTTGTQASFLELFEGDQETIDKIDPMIAKKMGFEACYPVSGQTYSRKVDTRVVNVLAGIAASAHKFSNDIRLLQHLKEVEEPFEKTQIGSSAMAYKRNPMRSERIASLSRYVMIDALNPAITSATQWFERTLDDSANKRLSVPEGFLAIDGILDLCLNVVDGLVVYPKVIEKRLMSELPFMATENIMMDAVKAGGDRQELHERIRELSMEAGKNVKEKGLDNNLLELIASDDAFNLSLEDLQKTMDPSKYVGRSKEQVEAFLKNVIRPILDENKELLGVKAEINV; encoded by the coding sequence ATGGGATACGACAAGTATGTAAGTCCGCTTTCAGAGCGGTATGCCAGCAAGGAGATGCAGTATATTTTTTCTCCGGACATGAAATTTAAGACATGGAGAAAACTCTGGATCGCACTTGCAGAGACAGAAAAAGAGCTGGGGCTCAATATTACAGATGAACAGATCGCAGAACTGAAAGAGCATGCAGAGGATATCAATTACGATGTCGCAAAAGCACGTGAAAAAGTAGTGCGCCATGATGTGATGTCTCATGTATATGCATATGGACAGCAGTGCCCGAAAGCAAAAGGGATCATTCATCTGGGAGCAACTTCCTGTTATGTAGGTGATAATACCGATATCATTATCATGGCAGAGGCTCTGAAACTTGTTAAGAAAAAGCTGGTTAATGTTCTGGATGAACTTTCAAAGTTCGCAGATCAGTATAAAGATCTTCCGACACTTGCATTTACTCATTTCCAGCCAGCACAGCCGACAACGGTTGGGAAGAGAGCAACTCTGTGGATGCAGGAATTTTCTATGGATCTTGCAGATCTTGATTATGTGCTTGGAAGCCTGAAACTTCTTGGATCAAAAGGAACAACCGGTACACAGGCAAGCTTCCTGGAACTGTTTGAGGGAGATCAGGAAACCATTGATAAGATCGATCCAATGATTGCTAAGAAGATGGGATTTGAAGCATGCTATCCGGTATCCGGACAGACCTATTCCCGTAAAGTGGATACAAGAGTTGTGAATGTTCTTGCCGGAATTGCAGCAAGTGCACACAAATTCTCCAATGACATCCGTCTTCTCCAGCATCTGAAAGAAGTGGAAGAGCCGTTTGAAAAGACACAGATCGGATCTTCTGCAATGGCATATAAGAGAAATCCAATGAGAAGCGAACGAATCGCATCTCTGTCCCGTTACGTGATGATTGATGCGCTGAACCCGGCGATTACTTCTGCTACACAGTGGTTTGAACGTACTCTGGATGACTCTGCGAACAAGCGTCTGAGTGTACCGGAAGGTTTTCTTGCGATTGACGGTATTCTGGATCTGTGCCTGAATGTCGTTGACGGACTGGTTGTATATCCAAAAGTAATTGAAAAACGCCTGATGTCTGAACTTCCGTTCATGGCAACAGAGAATATTATGATGGATGCAGTAAAAGCTGGTGGAGACCGTCAGGAACTGCATGAAAGAATCCGTGAACTTTCGATGGAAGCAGGAAAGAATGTTAAAGAAAAAGGTCTGGACAACAACCTTCTTGAACTGATCGCGTCAGATGATGCATTTAATCTGAGTCTGGAAGATCTTCAGAAAACAATGGATCCATCCAAATATGTAGGACGTTCCAAAGAACAGGTCGAAGCATTCCTTAAGAATGTGATCCGGCCGATCCTGGATGAAAATAAAGAGCTGCTTGGTGTAAAAGCAGAGATCAATGTATAG